A section of the Bacillota bacterium genome encodes:
- a CDS encoding alpha-2-macroglobulin family protein — translation MKEFWKKRKSPAKKLLMVIIAVSMIFSLVPVNVMADDSAYDPSSVTVTADSNAKRGIAEDTSFTVSGKGLTQNIVEKRITITPAVTFKVSKSGSTYKIKPDIPFDSDKLVILTLADENGGTLNKWAFQTESKFEILNTIPRNGNTYVANDAGIELYFSQSDVDLASLTSSFHINPEVKGTFKMFGNAAVFISSEPLKGGTTYSVTIDKDVKNSVGETIGDKKEFSFSVEDKNDDDTVFYWEKYSFSSFLPSETPVMSTYVASGYEDKKANVEIYSLKDDKAYLDELDAYASDRGIAFEPDMKKMTLKLSFDSPLYKGQSEWDDFRYIPAPQKLDKGYYYMKATITDSDGNPQSVSMYFQVSDLSVYSSLNGNDALVWVNSADTKKPVSGASVKFIYDKNTDSGKTGSDGSAVVKWGKKFDNTCRNNSLILKIEKDGGVFIDFADKEGFYAFDGDENYAGDDYYSYIYTDRELYLPTDKIQIWGVLRPRTDTAKKPENLKIKLDADNNSLFDNSIYEAPVTLSDSGVYKCEIPVTGLAADYYRITLTSGKSELSSSYINISDYEKPTYVMTAKPEKEVNIDTAENPAVIDVNSQFFEGTPASGLPVKVSMYESGERKEYHLKLDRDGNGTFSIKQDADIMSWKPENLNFYVSAESAEDYYDDGFGADGSVITVNRDTMLQADVKHKDGKATIDVTTNKMDLTNLKSADDLNGDKYPKNIMGAPADVDVTLTITRHFSQQTGNEAYYDFLNKKTIYIPTYEEAKKTDTMTFKTSGGKYTLADIPYENGWYEFDFNYKDGKGRNTKYSTSFFNDYNDYFDGVNRYDFYSAESGENYDLGFNEKKPLTVDVMKNEQKFDLSGDARILVAKVQKNTFDVNTLSTNEFTINYDKKYMPNFMLVGACFDGTNTYGIQYNYVDYDPSEKGLSISVKTDKDVYRPSDKVNADVEVKDKYGTPIPNADVCLSVVDEANFAVNQQYADVLGTLYGEIYYPEITTYSSSSVPQDYGGGDGMGGGDGSGEVRTKFNDNAAFLTIKTDKDGKAKTEFTLADNLTTWRITALAVSSDLKAGSSTTDVSTKLAMFLSPIVPEKFISGDTVNFSSRAYGSSVDGKDDVNYTATVTGSGVNKTVDVKTAACEDAIFKFGTLPVGDYTLTIKGTDGKLSDGIAKPFSVVDSGLEATISKITTFDDIKNINAARFPVSLGFYNSDYAMYSKVLSKLAGGYGERTDARMASVFANDLIYKECTGIDRSSLDKIADIKNDYDLLTFTYNPNNYYADQNNEDATLSALAAAALPEYINKTSMESALYSEIVNPEATSIDVASSYMGLAALGDPVLIDIQSLLKNNKGFTEIDTLRLIAGLAYAGDFDGAKKYFDKLIVPKLLDWKDDRGNTGVYYDTGNNYWNVPATGAALVTASLLHLPSADKMAGYLCENKSETYLPVLEQVIYVRNFKPASNNNASFSYNDNGKTETVDLSKLGIKFVSFSKEQFENADFKESGNVGVAAYYTGLPSEIKDTDKKTLEVTKTVTKESNVGDMEKVVIDIGGEPYGDFLIQDYIPTGARFCGFGSDDYDRNYFLASSEKQNIKIFIHCSETSQIVYYIRNVTPGVYVSEAPIVTSEDYPEWGQGERQSVIIN, via the coding sequence GTGAAAGAGTTCTGGAAAAAAAGAAAAAGCCCTGCAAAAAAGCTGCTCATGGTGATCATTGCGGTTTCGATGATTTTTTCTCTTGTTCCTGTAAATGTCATGGCTGACGATTCTGCCTATGACCCATCCTCGGTCACTGTTACGGCTGATTCAAATGCAAAAAGAGGCATTGCCGAAGACACTTCATTTACGGTTTCGGGCAAGGGGCTTACTCAGAATATCGTTGAAAAAAGGATTACGATCACGCCTGCAGTGACGTTTAAAGTCTCAAAATCAGGCAGTACATATAAAATTAAACCCGATATTCCGTTTGACAGCGACAAGCTTGTCATCCTAACGCTTGCCGATGAAAATGGGGGCACGCTCAACAAGTGGGCATTCCAAACCGAGAGCAAATTTGAAATTTTGAACACCATCCCGAGAAACGGTAATACTTATGTTGCAAATGATGCCGGCATCGAGCTTTATTTTTCACAGAGTGATGTCGACCTTGCAAGCCTGACGTCATCGTTCCATATAAATCCGGAGGTCAAGGGAACATTCAAAATGTTCGGCAACGCCGCTGTCTTCATCTCGTCTGAACCGCTCAAGGGCGGCACCACATACAGTGTCACGATCGATAAAGATGTCAAAAACAGCGTTGGCGAAACGATAGGCGATAAAAAGGAATTTTCCTTCAGCGTCGAGGATAAAAACGATGACGATACTGTTTTTTACTGGGAAAAGTACAGCTTTTCATCTTTCCTTCCGTCTGAAACGCCGGTGATGTCCACTTATGTTGCCAGTGGCTATGAGGACAAAAAGGCGAACGTCGAAATCTACAGCTTAAAGGATGACAAGGCTTATCTTGACGAGCTTGACGCTTATGCCTCGGACAGGGGAATAGCTTTTGAGCCTGATATGAAAAAAATGACCTTAAAGCTTTCATTCGATTCTCCTTTATACAAGGGGCAGAGCGAATGGGACGATTTCAGGTATATCCCCGCGCCGCAAAAACTTGACAAAGGCTATTACTATATGAAGGCAACGATCACAGATAGTGACGGCAATCCGCAGAGCGTCTCGATGTATTTTCAGGTGTCAGACCTTTCCGTCTATTCGTCTTTAAACGGAAATGACGCTTTAGTCTGGGTCAACAGCGCGGATACAAAAAAACCTGTTTCGGGCGCGTCGGTCAAATTTATATATGATAAGAATACTGATTCCGGGAAAACCGGCAGTGACGGGAGCGCAGTTGTAAAATGGGGCAAAAAGTTTGACAACACTTGCAGGAATAACAGCCTTATTTTAAAGATAGAAAAGGACGGCGGCGTTTTCATAGATTTTGCCGATAAAGAAGGCTTTTATGCTTTTGACGGCGATGAAAACTATGCCGGCGATGATTATTACTCATACATATATACTGACAGAGAATTATATCTGCCTACCGATAAGATACAGATATGGGGCGTTCTGCGCCCGAGGACTGACACCGCCAAAAAGCCGGAAAACCTCAAGATAAAGCTGGATGCAGATAACAACAGTTTGTTTGACAACAGTATTTATGAAGCGCCGGTGACACTCAGTGACAGCGGGGTTTATAAATGTGAAATCCCTGTCACCGGTCTTGCGGCGGATTATTACAGAATCACTCTTACCAGCGGGAAAAGTGAGCTGTCAAGCAGCTATATCAATATTTCGGATTATGAAAAACCGACCTATGTAATGACGGCAAAACCTGAAAAAGAGGTCAATATAGATACGGCTGAAAATCCAGCTGTTATCGATGTGAATAGCCAGTTTTTTGAGGGGACGCCCGCCTCAGGGCTTCCTGTTAAGGTGTCTATGTATGAAAGCGGAGAGAGGAAAGAATACCATTTAAAGCTTGACCGTGACGGTAACGGCACTTTTTCGATAAAGCAGGACGCTGATATCATGTCGTGGAAGCCTGAAAATTTAAATTTTTATGTCAGTGCCGAAAGCGCTGAAGATTATTATGACGATGGATTTGGAGCGGACGGCTCGGTCATCACCGTAAATCGTGACACAATGCTTCAAGCCGACGTTAAGCATAAGGATGGCAAAGCTACGATCGATGTTACGACAAACAAAATGGATCTGACTAACTTAAAATCCGCAGACGATCTTAACGGCGACAAATATCCCAAAAACATAATGGGAGCTCCGGCTGACGTCGACGTTACGCTGACAATAACACGCCACTTCAGTCAGCAGACCGGCAATGAGGCATATTACGATTTTTTAAACAAGAAGACGATTTATATCCCGACGTATGAAGAGGCAAAAAAAACAGATACCATGACATTTAAAACGTCGGGCGGGAAATATACGCTTGCGGACATCCCGTATGAGAACGGATGGTATGAATTTGATTTCAATTATAAAGACGGCAAGGGGCGCAATACAAAATATTCAACTTCGTTTTTCAACGATTATAATGATTACTTTGACGGCGTAAACAGATATGACTTCTACTCAGCCGAAAGCGGCGAAAACTATGATCTGGGATTCAATGAAAAAAAACCGCTGACCGTTGACGTCATGAAAAACGAGCAAAAATTTGATTTGAGCGGCGACGCAAGGATACTTGTTGCAAAGGTTCAGAAGAATACGTTTGATGTAAACACTTTAAGCACCAACGAGTTCACGATTAATTATGATAAAAAATACATGCCGAACTTTATGTTGGTAGGGGCGTGTTTCGACGGAACGAATACATACGGCATTCAGTATAACTACGTTGACTATGATCCCTCTGAAAAAGGGCTTTCTATCAGCGTCAAGACGGATAAAGACGTTTACCGCCCATCAGATAAGGTGAACGCGGATGTCGAAGTCAAGGATAAATACGGGACCCCTATTCCAAATGCCGATGTGTGCCTGAGCGTTGTCGATGAGGCTAATTTTGCCGTAAACCAGCAGTATGCCGATGTGCTGGGAACACTTTACGGTGAAATATATTATCCGGAAATTACGACCTATTCATCTTCTTCTGTGCCTCAAGATTATGGCGGCGGAGATGGAATGGGCGGCGGAGACGGCAGCGGTGAAGTGAGGACGAAATTCAATGACAACGCTGCGTTTTTAACAATTAAGACAGATAAAGACGGAAAGGCGAAAACGGAGTTCACCCTTGCCGACAACCTGACGACATGGCGGATAACGGCGCTTGCAGTGAGCAGTGATCTTAAGGCGGGCTCAAGCACGACCGACGTTTCGACTAAGCTTGCGATGTTCCTGTCGCCGATAGTGCCGGAGAAGTTCATTTCGGGCGACACGGTCAACTTCTCATCAAGGGCATACGGAAGCAGTGTTGACGGCAAGGATGATGTGAACTATACGGCGACCGTCACGGGCAGCGGCGTCAACAAAACAGTAGATGTAAAGACCGCGGCGTGTGAAGACGCAATATTCAAATTCGGAACGCTTCCTGTCGGAGATTATACGCTTACGATAAAAGGCACAGACGGAAAGCTTTCAGACGGGATAGCGAAGCCGTTTTCAGTTGTTGACAGCGGGCTTGAGGCGACTATCTCGAAAATCACGACCTTTGACGACATTAAAAATATAAATGCCGCACGTTTCCCGGTAAGCCTTGGATTTTATAACAGCGATTACGCCATGTACAGCAAGGTGCTTTCAAAGCTTGCGGGAGGTTACGGCGAGCGGACGGACGCAAGAATGGCAAGTGTATTCGCAAACGACCTGATCTATAAAGAGTGCACAGGCATCGACAGAAGCAGCTTAGACAAGATAGCCGATATTAAAAATGATTATGATTTGTTGACATTTACATATAATCCGAACAATTATTATGCCGACCAGAATAACGAAGATGCCACTCTATCTGCGCTCGCAGCAGCCGCGCTGCCCGAATATATAAACAAAACAAGCATGGAATCAGCTCTTTATTCGGAAATCGTTAATCCCGAGGCGACTTCGATCGATGTTGCCTCCTCCTACATGGGGCTTGCGGCGCTTGGAGATCCTGTGCTTATCGACATACAGTCGCTGCTGAAAAACAACAAAGGTTTTACAGAGATAGACACGCTGCGGCTGATTGCCGGGCTTGCCTATGCAGGGGACTTTGATGGCGCGAAAAAGTATTTTGATAAACTGATTGTGCCGAAACTGCTCGACTGGAAAGACGACAGGGGAAACACGGGCGTGTATTACGATACCGGAAACAATTACTGGAACGTTCCGGCAACAGGGGCGGCTTTGGTAACGGCATCGCTGCTGCATCTGCCATCTGCCGATAAAATGGCGGGTTATCTCTGCGAAAACAAGTCTGAAACATATCTCCCAGTTCTTGAACAGGTGATTTATGTCAGGAATTTCAAGCCGGCTTCAAATAATAACGCATCATTTTCATATAACGATAACGGAAAGACTGAGACGGTCGATCTTTCAAAGCTCGGCATAAAGTTTGTTTCATTCTCGAAAGAGCAGTTTGAAAACGCAGACTTTAAAGAGTCGGGAAACGTGGGCGTTGCGGCTTATTACACCGGGCTGCCGTCTGAGATCAAGGATACAGACAAAAAAACGCTCGAAGTGACGAAAACAGTCACAAAAGAGAGCAACGTCGGCGATATGGAAAAAGTCGTAATAGATATTGGTGGCGAGCCATACGGCGACTTTTTGATACAGGATTATATTCCGACAGGGGCGCGGTTCTGCGGCTTTGGAAGTGACGATTATGATCGAAATTATTTTCTTGCTTCATCTGAAAAGCAGAACATAAAGATATTCATCCATTGTTCTGAAACTTCACAAATCGTATATTATATCCGAAACGTCACCCCCGGTGTTTATGTAAGTGAGGCGCCTATCGTGA